From one Desulfitibacter sp. BRH_c19 genomic stretch:
- a CDS encoding cobalamin synthase — MEFLLALQFLTRLPITINKPVDGKNLGRSMALFPIVGLMVGGATAALHYILSLVFPLPVSDLISIIFLTIITGNMHLDGLMDTADGFFSGKPLEAVLEIMKDSRVGSHGAAAGCLALLSKFIILGQIPPEFKVSALVLFPILGRWAQVYAASIYPYVRTGPGKSSFTSHVGLREILIASAFSMVTIIIVLGFKGWFLAATTLISTALLGLYISKKIGGITGDTLGALSELIEVLGLLALCFLFVNYF; from the coding sequence ATGGAATTCCTGCTGGCTCTTCAATTTTTAACACGACTACCTATAACAATTAATAAACCTGTAGATGGCAAAAATCTTGGACGCTCCATGGCATTATTCCCCATTGTAGGATTGATGGTGGGAGGTGCTACTGCAGCATTGCATTATATATTATCTCTTGTATTCCCATTACCTGTTAGTGATTTAATCTCCATAATATTTCTTACTATTATTACAGGAAATATGCATCTTGATGGATTAATGGATACTGCAGATGGTTTCTTTAGTGGCAAACCCCTGGAAGCTGTCCTGGAAATTATGAAGGATAGTCGTGTAGGTTCACATGGAGCAGCTGCCGGCTGTCTGGCACTTTTGTCTAAGTTTATAATTTTAGGGCAAATACCTCCAGAGTTTAAGGTGTCAGCACTAGTACTGTTTCCAATTTTGGGACGCTGGGCGCAGGTATATGCTGCCTCCATCTATCCCTATGTAAGGACTGGACCAGGAAAGAGTTCTTTTACAAGCCATGTTGGGCTCCGGGAAATACTTATAGCTTCAGCATTTTCCATGGTTACAATTATTATTGTGCTGGGCTTTAAAGGCTGGTTTCTGGCAGCTACCACCCTGATTAGTACAGCTTTACTTGGTTTATATATCTCTAAAAAGATAGGTGGAATTACTGGAGATACACTAGGAGCTCTTAGTGAATTGATTGAGGTACTGGGCTTACTTGCGTTATGCTTTTTGTTTGTTAACTACTTTTAA